A window of Castanea sativa cultivar Marrone di Chiusa Pesio chromosome 1, ASM4071231v1 contains these coding sequences:
- the LOC142610474 gene encoding alkane hydroxylase MAH1-like: MAVLGYAEIVLGLLCFLFLRHYWKHNKNSPPIINWPVVGMLPGLLQNATHMYDSTTRALKLYGGTVEVKGPWCIGMDFFFTSDPVNAHYILSKNFRNYEKGPKIREILQPLGDGIINSDSDWWTFQRKMLHSIMKNNTFELFSLKVVQQKVVNRLIPVLNHVSISKIEVDLQDVLKRFTFDSTCSMVLGFDPKSLSVEFPKLTYEKAFDVIEEGFVYRQILLQSCWKVQRWLQIGQEKKLRKACNIFDSFLNQRIASKREELSRDRTQFEEAEFDLLTACMMHEDIVNMGVCSKSNKFIRDTAFNFMVAGSDTMSAALTWFFWQIATHPSVEMKIMKEMKESLMVKVDKKWECFGVQELDTLVYLHAALCEALRLYPPVAFNPRTSVGEDILPSGHRIRPNTPIMVSIYAMGRMEEIWGEDCMQYKPERWISEKGGLIFVPSYKFTAFSEGPRSCLGKAVAFIQLKTVATSIIWNYHVEMVAGHPVSPCVSAILLMKHGLNVRITKRST; this comes from the coding sequence ATGGCTGTACTTGGCTATGCAGAGATAGTTTTAGGACTACTCTGCTTCCTTTTTCTTCGCCATTATTGGAAGCACAACAAAAACTCACCACCCATCATCAACTGGCCTGTTGTTGGAATGCTTCCTGGGCTTCTTCAAAACGCAACACATATGTACGATTCCACAACCCGAGCGCTAAAACTTTATGGGGGCACCGTCGAGGTCAAAGGCCCTTGGTGTATTGGCATGGACTTTTTCTTCACCAGTGATCCTGTGAATGCTCActacattttgagcaaaaactTCCGCAACTACGAAAAAGGACCTAAAATCCGAGAGATTTTGCAGCCTTTAGGTGATGGGATAATCAATTCAGATTCAGATTGGTGGACATTCCAGAGAAAGATGTTGCATTCGATCATGAAAAACAACACGTTCGAGTTGTTTTCATTGAAAGTTGTTCAACAAAAGGTGGTCAATCGCCTCATTCCAGTTCTCAATCACGTCTCCATATCAAAGATTGAAGTGGACTTACAAGATGTTCTTAAGCGGTTCACATTTGATAGCACTTGCTCAATGGTTTTAGGCTTCGACCCAAAATCTCTTTCTGTTGAATTTCCAAAACTTACGTACGAGAAGGCTTTCGATGTAATAGAAGAGGGTTTTGTATACCGTCAAATCCTGCTCCAATCGTGTTGGAAGGTGCAAAGATGGCTTCAAATTGGACAAGAAAAGAAGCTCAGAAAAGCTTGCAATATCTTTGATAGTTTCTTAAACCAACGTATTGCATCAAAGCGAGAAGAATTAAGCCGAGACAGAACCCAGTTCGAGGAAGCTGAGTTCGACTTATTAACAGCTTGTATGATGCATGAGGATATTGTAAACATGGGGGTTTGTAGTAAATCCAACAAGTTTATAAGGGATACGGCTTTTAACTTCATGGTAGCTGGGAGTGACACCATGAGTGCAGCTCTCACTTGGTTTTTTTGGCAGATTGCAACGCACCCATCTGTGGAGATGAAGATTATGAAGGAGATGAAAGAGAGCCTTATGGTGAAAGTTGATAAGAAGTGGGAGTGTTTTGGTGTACAAGAGCTAGACACACTGGTTTATCTCCATGCAGCCTTATGTGAAGCCCTACGTTTATACCCACCGGTGGCTTTTAATCCTAGAACTTCAGTTGGAGAAGACATTCTTCCAAGTGGCCACCGTATTAGACCCAATACACCAATTATGGTTTCTATTTATGCAATGGGAAGGATGGAAGAAATATGGGGTGAAGATTGCATGCAGTACAAGCCAGAGAGATGGATTTCGGAGAAAGGAGGATTAATTTTTGTACCATCTTACAAGTTCACAGCGTTTAGTGAAGGCCCCAGGAGTTGTTTGGGAAAGGCCGTGGCTTTCATTCAATTGAAAACTGTTGCGACCTCCATCATATGGAATTATCATGTCGAAATGGTTGCAGGTCATCCCGTTTCGCCATGTGTTTCTGCTATACTTCTTATGAAACATGGTTTAAACGTTAGGATTACCAAAAGAAGTACTTGA